In a single window of the Bradyrhizobium sp. ORS 285 genome:
- a CDS encoding DUF2809 domain-containing protein, which translates to MTTSPPDPPSRADKHRRSTRAVVTAVVVIGLGLTLRFYGLGLGLPAFLVKYGGSILWATMVYMLLAALLPLISWRRIGGLALAVAVIVEASRLIHTPWLDSFRLTLTGALLLGRIFSMWNIVAYAIGIVIGMAIDRSALRAPSK; encoded by the coding sequence ATGACGACCTCACCGCCCGATCCTCCGAGCCGCGCTGACAAGCACCGCCGCTCCACGCGGGCGGTCGTGACGGCGGTGGTCGTGATTGGGCTCGGGCTCACACTGCGCTTCTACGGCCTGGGCCTCGGCCTTCCCGCCTTCCTCGTGAAGTACGGCGGTTCCATCCTCTGGGCGACGATGGTCTACATGCTGCTGGCCGCGCTGCTGCCGCTGATATCGTGGCGGCGGATCGGCGGTCTCGCGCTCGCCGTCGCCGTCATCGTCGAGGCGAGCCGGCTGATCCACACGCCCTGGCTGGACAGTTTCCGCCTGACGCTGACCGGCGCGCTGCTGCTCGGCCGCATCTTCTCGATGTGGAACATCGTCGCCTATGCGATCGGCATTGTCATTGGCATGGCGATTGATCGGAGCGCGCTGCGGGCTCCCTCGAAATAG
- a CDS encoding MFS transporter, whose product MSPSATSSAALGRSDIESSTIRAISWRLIPFLVLAYFFSYLDRVNLGFAALTMNAELKFSPLVFAWGAGIFFIGYFIFEVPSNLALERFGASRWIARIMVTWGIISALMALVSGPWSFYILRFLLGVAEAGFFPGIILYLTYWYPAQYRARFLAAFAVAVPISTVIGAPVSGLLLGMHGFLGLQGWKWLFIIEGIPSIILGVVTWFYLTDRPEHATWLTAEQKAWLAAKLEAETAAKQAAGHMTLGEALSSPKVIVLSLIYFGFVGALYGMQFWLPQIVKAFGLTNTQTGFVTAIPYAFGTAAMILWARHSDATRERVVHVGAPMILIAVALAASSQIGDPTLTMVALTFAAIGVFCVFGVFWTLPTAWLSGTAAAGAIALINSIGNLAGFGGPYLVGWIKDTTGSTTHGLLALSALPLIAGLLVFFGGHESKVEFAGQAPAE is encoded by the coding sequence ATGAGTCCGTCCGCCACCAGCTCGGCCGCGCTTGGCCGCTCCGACATCGAAAGTTCGACGATCCGCGCCATCTCCTGGCGGCTGATTCCGTTCCTCGTGCTTGCTTATTTCTTCTCCTATCTCGACCGCGTCAATCTCGGCTTCGCCGCGCTGACGATGAACGCCGAGCTGAAGTTCTCGCCGCTGGTGTTCGCCTGGGGCGCCGGCATCTTCTTCATCGGTTATTTCATTTTCGAGGTGCCGAGCAATCTGGCGCTGGAGAGGTTTGGCGCCAGCCGCTGGATCGCGCGCATCATGGTGACCTGGGGCATCATCTCGGCGCTGATGGCGCTGGTCTCGGGCCCCTGGAGCTTCTACATCCTGCGCTTCCTGCTCGGCGTCGCCGAGGCGGGCTTCTTTCCCGGCATCATCCTGTATCTGACCTATTGGTACCCGGCGCAGTATCGCGCGCGCTTCCTCGCTGCGTTCGCGGTTGCGGTGCCGATCTCGACCGTGATCGGCGCGCCGGTGTCGGGCCTGCTGCTCGGCATGCACGGCTTCCTGGGCCTGCAGGGCTGGAAGTGGCTGTTCATCATCGAGGGCATCCCGTCGATCATCCTCGGCGTCGTCACCTGGTTCTATCTGACCGACCGGCCGGAGCATGCCACCTGGCTGACGGCGGAGCAGAAGGCCTGGCTCGCTGCCAAGCTCGAGGCCGAGACCGCGGCCAAGCAGGCGGCCGGCCACATGACGCTCGGCGAGGCGCTGTCGTCGCCGAAGGTGATCGTGCTCAGCCTGATCTATTTCGGCTTCGTCGGCGCGCTTTACGGCATGCAGTTCTGGCTGCCGCAGATCGTCAAGGCGTTCGGCCTCACCAACACGCAGACCGGCTTCGTCACCGCGATCCCCTATGCGTTCGGCACCGCCGCGATGATCCTGTGGGCGCGGCATTCCGATGCGACGCGCGAGCGCGTCGTGCATGTCGGTGCGCCGATGATCCTGATCGCTGTGGCGCTGGCGGCATCGAGCCAGATCGGCGATCCCACGCTGACCATGGTCGCGCTGACCTTCGCGGCGATCGGTGTGTTCTGCGTGTTCGGCGTGTTCTGGACCTTGCCGACCGCATGGTTGTCCGGCACGGCCGCGGCAGGCGCGATCGCGCTGATCAACTCGATCGGCAATCTCGCCGGCTTCGGCGGCCCCTATCTGGTCGGCTGGATCAAGGACACGACCGGCTCGACCACGCATGGCCTGCTCGCGCTCTCGGCACTGCCGCTCATTGCAGGCCTGCTGGTGTTCTTCGGCGGCCATGAGAGCAAGGTGGAGTTCGCCGGCCAGGCGCCGGCGGAATGA